Proteins from a genomic interval of Psychrilyobacter piezotolerans:
- a CDS encoding transglycosylase SLT domain-containing protein, which produces MKKIILLYIFIFTTLFSSDDIGGYKAFTQAKNHYLNGNFDQAKIEFENFIEIYKDSKLVNSHYPDYYIAMNYYEIGELKNALKYLDSSIYTPEYLKFPGFKKSNYFEFRRGFYLGEIYSRLGYFTNAHYQYLTLIKDYYSPDLEPFEKKALNILASKNPYYNYILEIKYKNNYKNIDKLKDDDLKMIGHYLYSKGLFLEFYKAYKKSINSTSNNKEIVIGTLNILEEADQYDLMIDLIKNQFSSGNTDSDYYYFWGNALKKSNKPLEAIQKYKLVDRSPYLEKSIYSIGRIYFILENYEEAILWSKKLDTDKAHELLTRSYFNSSQMDLFKESAIKYIQTYPNSNLAGYYRNMLYNESKNPNYLNWIIKHNLNSYYYQVAFNITKTARVLEEYPINYKMRVYKDSLAVLGQLSGLGDPQLLIIESDTLNFPEDKTFETFIKTSYLEKIKLYDLAMRSSLSAEEEFSKYSNLYPYLYPRYYNDLVKKYSKKYDVEEALIFSLIREGSKFEPGLIFKGTYFGLLQLDLKTAKLYDPDITFEKLLDPEVNIHIGVKHLEYLLSDFNDNISLTIAGFYDGKDLVSSWKLDKNGDIDVEQIPYSDSQEFIKNVITSYYKYKNLYKD; this is translated from the coding sequence ATGAAAAAAATTATCTTATTATATATATTTATTTTTACTACCCTATTTTCCTCAGATGATATAGGGGGGTACAAAGCCTTTACACAGGCAAAGAATCATTATCTCAATGGAAACTTTGATCAGGCAAAAATAGAGTTTGAAAATTTTATAGAGATCTATAAAGACTCTAAACTGGTTAACTCTCATTATCCCGATTACTATATTGCCATGAACTACTATGAGATTGGGGAATTAAAAAATGCTCTCAAATATTTAGATTCATCTATCTACACTCCTGAATATTTAAAATTTCCAGGGTTTAAAAAATCTAATTATTTTGAATTCAGACGGGGATTTTATTTAGGTGAGATCTATTCCCGGCTGGGTTATTTCACCAATGCACACTACCAGTATCTGACCCTCATAAAGGATTATTATTCACCTGATTTGGAGCCCTTTGAAAAAAAAGCCCTTAATATCCTTGCCTCCAAAAATCCTTATTACAACTATATATTGGAGATAAAATACAAAAACAATTATAAAAATATCGACAAATTAAAAGACGACGATCTAAAGATGATAGGGCATTACCTGTATTCAAAGGGACTCTTTTTAGAATTTTATAAGGCTTATAAAAAATCAATTAATTCTACCTCTAACAATAAAGAGATCGTCATCGGTACCCTGAACATCTTAGAGGAGGCAGACCAATACGACCTTATGATAGACCTTATAAAAAATCAATTCAGTTCCGGTAATACAGATTCCGATTATTATTATTTTTGGGGAAATGCCTTAAAAAAATCCAACAAACCATTGGAGGCTATACAAAAATATAAATTAGTTGATAGATCCCCTTATTTGGAAAAGTCCATCTATTCCATCGGAAGAATTTATTTCATTTTAGAAAATTATGAGGAAGCTATCCTGTGGAGTAAAAAGCTGGATACCGATAAAGCTCACGAACTTCTGACCAGGTCTTATTTCAACTCATCCCAGATGGATCTGTTTAAGGAATCTGCAATTAAGTATATACAGACTTATCCAAATTCCAACCTGGCTGGCTACTATCGAAATATGCTATATAACGAAAGTAAAAACCCAAATTACTTAAATTGGATAATCAAACACAACCTAAACTCCTACTATTATCAAGTGGCTTTCAATATCACTAAGACTGCCAGGGTGTTGGAAGAATATCCTATAAATTATAAGATGCGTGTCTACAAAGATTCTTTAGCTGTTCTGGGCCAGCTGTCTGGATTAGGTGACCCCCAGCTGTTAATTATTGAATCTGATACTCTCAATTTTCCCGAAGATAAGACTTTTGAGACTTTTATTAAAACATCTTATTTAGAAAAAATTAAATTATATGATTTAGCTATGAGATCCTCCCTCTCTGCTGAGGAAGAGTTTTCTAAATATTCAAATCTTTATCCCTATCTATACCCTAGATATTATAACGATCTGGTAAAAAAATACAGTAAAAAATATGACGTGGAAGAGGCTCTTATCTTCAGTCTTATCAGGGAGGGAAGTAAGTTTGAGCCAGGTTTAATTTTTAAGGGTACTTATTTCGGGCTTCTGCAGTTAGATCTTAAAACAGCTAAACTATATGACCCTGACATAACTTTTGAAAAACTTTTAGATCCTGAAGTGAATATCCATATTGGAGTTAAACATCTGGAATATCTTTTGTCTGATTTTAATGACAATATAAGTCTGACCATCGCCGGTTTTTACGACGGGAAAGACCTTGTCTCCAGCTGGAAATTAGATAAGAACGGGGATATCGATGTGGAGCAGATACCATATTCAGATTCACAGGAATTTATAAAGAATGTTATCACCAGCTACTATAAATATAAAAACCTCTATAAAGATTAA
- a CDS encoding ABC transporter ATP-binding protein, producing MIKLEEINLKLKQQPIFINLNLQIKKNQKILLKMPSGAGKSTLLKVIMGYIPIDSGRILIDGEVLGQNNIDTLRQKFAYIGQNILFTEDSVEKYIHLIFSFQKNKGIKLSNSSLYELLEKFELDKSILKKSPSLLSGGEKQRIALILVLLLDREILLLDEVTSGLDHDLKIKVIEIIKNLNKTVIVSSHDNQWLDYDEFQVMGW from the coding sequence ATGATAAAGTTAGAAGAAATAAATTTAAAGTTAAAACAGCAGCCGATCTTTATAAATTTAAATCTGCAGATTAAAAAGAATCAAAAAATTCTCCTCAAAATGCCTTCTGGAGCCGGGAAAAGCACCCTTTTAAAGGTAATCATGGGCTATATCCCCATAGACAGCGGGAGAATTCTTATAGATGGAGAGGTTTTAGGGCAGAATAACATCGATACCCTCCGTCAAAAATTTGCCTACATCGGTCAAAATATCCTTTTTACCGAAGACAGCGTAGAAAAATACATCCACCTTATATTTTCATTTCAGAAAAACAAGGGTATCAAGCTGTCTAATTCTTCCCTCTATGAACTCTTGGAAAAGTTTGAGCTGGATAAAAGCATATTAAAAAAATCTCCTTCCCTTTTATCCGGGGGAGAAAAACAGAGGATTGCCCTCATATTGGTTTTACTTTTAGACAGAGAGATCCTCCTCCTGGATGAGGTCACTTCCGGGCTGGATCACGATTTAAAAATAAAAGTTATCGAGATCATAAAAAACTTAAATAAAACCGTTATAGTTTCCTCCCACGACAACCAGTGGCTGGATTATGATGAATTCCAAGTAATGGGGTGGTGA